One stretch of Ktedonobacterales bacterium DNA includes these proteins:
- a CDS encoding aminotransferase class III-fold pyridoxal phosphate-dependent enzyme yields MLNITNQPPVFSIQDACRIAAEVYSLQAVAQPLPGERDANFYLKNEAGQEFVLKIAPAEEQRTLLDMQNAALKHLAACDPSLVLPQVCLTSAGESTATVTSSVGEQHFARLLTYVPGQLFAEVKPHTPPLLHSLGVLLGKLDRALQDFSYPAAQRILKWDLQRAAWIRDYLQHIDGPERRAIIEHFLSRFEEQALPVLPTLRTSVIHNDANDYNVLVGAADGMQRHVVSLLDFGDMAQTYTVCEVAIAAAYAMLHKADPLAAAAEVVAGYHEVFPLNEAELEALYPLICIRLCVSVVNSAYQQKIAPDNDYLTISERPAWALLEHLMNVAPALAHYTFRHACKLPPCPKTGALVRWLESNQDKLGRVVEPDLRVADKVVFDLSIGSAEMANLAEAADVETFTRRLFDRMRAANVAVGIGQYNEARLIYTSDMFKMQGNDGPEWRTLHVGLDVFMEAGSPVLAPLDGVVHSFRNNTAPLDYGPTIILQHTIAEQQLTFYTLYGHLSEDSLDGLYEGKPIAQGTRIARIGNYPINGNWPPHLHFQIITDLLGRVGEFPGVARPSQRDIWLSLSPDPNLMVGIPAECFPGDGLSIEQIRSLRAQRIGLSLSVSYQNPLKIVRGSMQYLYDQDGRAYLDGVNNVAHVGHSHPRVVKAGQEQMAVLNTNTRYLHDHLVRYAERLCATLPEPLSVCFFVCSGSEANELALRLARTYTGRQDIVVIDAAYHGNTTALVEISPYKFDGPGGAGAPSHVHRVPMPDVYRGAYKRFDAEAGVKYARHVEETIHQIQQRGRNVAAFIGESLLGCGGQIALPDHYLEKVYRYVRSAGGVCIADEVQVGFGRVGTHFWGFETQGVVPDIVTMGKPIGNGHPLAAVITTPEIAASFNNGMEYFNTFGGNPVSCAIGLAVLDVIADEQLQAHALKVGEHLQHGLRELMQKHPIIGDVRGLGLFIGVELVLDRETVAPAAAQASYIVNRMRERGILLSTDGPLHNVLKIKPPLVFSEANADFLAATLDEILAEDFVRSNIKSA; encoded by the coding sequence ATGTTGAATATAACAAACCAGCCGCCGGTTTTTAGCATACAAGATGCCTGCCGTATTGCTGCTGAAGTGTACAGCCTCCAGGCTGTCGCCCAGCCACTCCCTGGCGAGCGCGATGCTAATTTCTATCTGAAGAATGAGGCAGGGCAGGAGTTTGTCTTGAAGATTGCCCCTGCGGAAGAACAACGGACGCTGCTGGACATGCAGAACGCAGCATTAAAGCATCTTGCCGCTTGTGATCCTTCGCTGGTATTGCCGCAGGTGTGTCTCACATCGGCGGGGGAGTCAACAGCCACAGTCACAAGCTCTGTCGGCGAACAGCATTTCGCGCGCCTGCTCACTTATGTCCCAGGGCAGCTTTTTGCTGAAGTCAAGCCGCATACACCGCCACTGCTTCACAGCCTGGGGGTTCTCCTGGGCAAACTGGATCGCGCGCTGCAAGATTTTTCTTACCCGGCTGCGCAGCGGATATTGAAATGGGACTTGCAGCGCGCCGCATGGATTCGTGATTACCTCCAGCACATTGATGGGCCTGAACGGCGGGCAATAATCGAACACTTTCTTTCGCGGTTCGAGGAGCAGGCGCTGCCGGTATTGCCGACTCTGCGAACGAGCGTCATTCACAATGACGCCAACGATTACAATGTCCTGGTCGGCGCTGCTGACGGCATGCAGCGGCATGTGGTGAGCCTGTTAGATTTTGGCGATATGGCCCAGACGTATACCGTCTGCGAGGTTGCTATTGCGGCGGCCTATGCGATGCTGCACAAAGCTGATCCGCTTGCAGCAGCGGCAGAGGTGGTGGCGGGCTATCATGAGGTATTTCCGCTGAACGAAGCGGAACTGGAAGCCCTTTATCCCTTGATCTGCATCAGGCTCTGCGTGAGCGTGGTCAATTCGGCCTATCAGCAGAAGATCGCGCCGGACAACGACTATCTGACCATCAGCGAGCGGCCTGCATGGGCGCTGCTTGAGCACCTGATGAACGTTGCTCCGGCATTGGCACACTATACGTTTCGCCATGCTTGCAAACTGCCCCCTTGCCCAAAGACTGGCGCGCTTGTTCGCTGGCTGGAAAGTAACCAGGATAAGTTGGGCCGCGTGGTTGAACCTGATCTCCGAGTTGCTGATAAGGTGGTCTTCGATCTGAGCATTGGCAGCGCCGAAATGGCGAACCTGGCGGAAGCGGCTGATGTGGAAACATTCACTCGCCGCCTTTTTGACCGAATGCGGGCGGCGAATGTCGCGGTAGGGATCGGCCAGTACAATGAAGCGCGCCTGATCTACACCAGCGATATGTTCAAGATGCAGGGTAACGATGGCCCCGAATGGCGCACGCTGCATGTCGGCCTGGATGTGTTCATGGAGGCTGGATCGCCAGTGTTAGCGCCTCTGGATGGCGTCGTTCACAGCTTTCGCAACAATACCGCTCCGCTTGATTATGGGCCAACGATCATTTTGCAGCATACGATTGCTGAGCAGCAGCTTACGTTCTACACGCTGTACGGCCACTTGAGCGAAGATTCGCTCGATGGCCTCTACGAAGGCAAGCCGATAGCCCAGGGAACGCGCATTGCCAGGATAGGGAATTATCCTATCAATGGCAATTGGCCGCCGCACCTGCATTTCCAGATCATCACTGATCTGCTTGGCAGAGTGGGCGAGTTTCCTGGCGTGGCGCGGCCCAGCCAGCGCGACATCTGGTTGAGCCTGAGTCCCGATCCGAATCTCATGGTTGGCATTCCGGCTGAGTGTTTCCCTGGCGATGGTCTGAGTATCGAGCAGATCAGGAGCCTGCGGGCGCAGCGGATCGGACTTTCGTTAAGCGTCTCATACCAGAATCCGCTCAAGATCGTGCGCGGTTCGATGCAGTATCTCTACGATCAGGATGGGCGCGCGTATCTTGATGGCGTCAACAATGTCGCGCACGTTGGTCACAGCCATCCGAGAGTTGTCAAAGCCGGGCAGGAGCAGATGGCGGTCCTCAACACCAACACGCGCTACCTGCACGATCATCTGGTGCGCTACGCCGAGCGGCTGTGCGCCACGCTGCCAGAACCTTTGAGCGTGTGTTTCTTTGTTTGCTCTGGCAGCGAGGCGAACGAGTTGGCGCTGCGTTTAGCGCGAACCTATACCGGAAGACAAGATATTGTTGTGATAGATGCCGCCTATCATGGGAATACGACGGCTCTGGTTGAGATCAGCCCGTACAAATTCGATGGACCAGGTGGGGCAGGCGCGCCATCTCATGTCCACAGGGTTCCGATGCCGGATGTCTATCGCGGAGCGTACAAGAGATTCGACGCGGAAGCAGGCGTGAAATACGCGCGACATGTCGAGGAAACTATCCATCAGATTCAGCAGCGCGGGCGTAATGTGGCTGCCTTTATTGGGGAGTCGCTGCTGGGCTGTGGTGGACAAATTGCGCTGCCTGACCACTATCTTGAGAAGGTCTATCGCTATGTGCGCAGCGCGGGCGGCGTCTGCATTGCTGACGAGGTGCAGGTAGGTTTTGGGCGCGTCGGCACGCATTTCTGGGGATTCGAGACGCAGGGGGTCGTACCCGATATTGTCACGATGGGCAAGCCAATTGGCAACGGCCATCCGCTGGCTGCGGTAATCACGACTCCCGAAATTGCCGCTTCGTTCAATAATGGCATGGAATATTTCAATACGTTTGGCGGCAATCCAGTTTCGTGCGCAATCGGGCTGGCAGTGCTGGATGTGATTGCTGATGAACAGTTGCAAGCGCACGCGCTCAAGGTGGGCGAACATTTGCAGCATGGCTTGCGGGAGTTGATGCAGAAACACCCCATCATTGGCGATGTACGCGGGCTGGGCCTCTTCATTGGCGTCGAACTGGTTCTGGACCGGGAAACAGTAGCTCCGGCGGCTGCGCAAGCCTCTTACATTGTGAACCGTATGCGGGAACGGGGCATCTTGTTGAGTACCGATGGCCCGCTGCATAACGTCCTGAAGATCAAGCCGCCGCTCGTCTTCTCGGAGGCGAATGCAGATTTTCTGGCTGCGACCTTAGATGAGATTCTGGCTGAAGACTTCGTAAGGTCTAATATCAAATCCGCATGA